Proteins found in one Saccharopolyspora phatthalungensis genomic segment:
- a CDS encoding SDR family oxidoreductase encodes MELAKGNVAVVTGAANGIGRALASSLVERGIHVVLADIDDASLRRTAGELPGEVRSRVVDVSDLAQMEDLARFTLAEFDRVDLVINNAGITGIGAGPCWTVRPDDWDLAWSVNVGGVVNGIRAFVPHLVEADRGHVVNVASIAGLVTRPFVAAYTASKSAVVALSESLRGELSGIGSGVGVSVVCPGPVRTRFFEYLAAGPQGCPDYFARSNRLVATLPASLQAELGEAMVGAAASALAPQQAAQVIVDAVTADRFLILTDLDSGREVEQTWEKRLAEVRER; translated from the coding sequence ATGGAACTCGCGAAGGGGAATGTGGCAGTCGTCACCGGTGCTGCGAACGGGATCGGCCGAGCGCTCGCCAGTTCCCTGGTCGAACGCGGTATCCACGTGGTGCTCGCGGACATTGACGACGCGAGCCTGAGACGAACGGCGGGCGAGCTTCCCGGTGAGGTCCGCAGCCGGGTGGTTGATGTTTCGGACCTCGCGCAGATGGAAGATCTCGCGCGGTTCACGCTGGCCGAGTTCGACCGCGTGGACCTCGTGATCAACAATGCCGGCATCACCGGTATCGGTGCCGGGCCCTGCTGGACGGTGCGCCCGGACGACTGGGATCTGGCCTGGTCGGTCAATGTCGGCGGGGTCGTGAACGGAATCCGAGCCTTCGTCCCGCATCTGGTAGAGGCCGATCGCGGCCATGTGGTCAACGTCGCCTCGATCGCCGGACTCGTCACCCGGCCGTTCGTGGCCGCATACACCGCGAGCAAGAGCGCTGTCGTCGCGTTGTCCGAGTCCTTGCGCGGCGAGTTGTCGGGCATCGGGTCGGGCGTCGGGGTGTCGGTGGTCTGCCCGGGACCGGTGCGCACCAGGTTCTTCGAGTACCTGGCGGCAGGGCCGCAGGGTTGTCCCGACTACTTCGCGCGATCGAACCGGCTTGTCGCGACCCTGCCGGCATCCTTGCAGGCCGAACTCGGCGAAGCGATGGTCGGCGCCGCGGCAAGCGCGCTCGCGCCGCAGCAGGCGGCGCAGGTCATCGTCGACGCGGTCACCGCGGACCGATTCTTGATCCTGACCGATCTGGACAGTGGTCGCGAGGTTGAACAGACGTGGGAGAAAAGACTTGCGGAAGTCCGCGAACGGTGA